The Sander lucioperca isolate FBNREF2018 chromosome 15, SLUC_FBN_1.2, whole genome shotgun sequence genome window below encodes:
- the plek gene encoding pleckstrin isoform X1 yields MEPQQIREGYLVKKGTLLNSWKAVWVVLSEDGLEFYKKKTDHSPKGMIPLKGATLMSPCQDFGKRTMVLKITTDKKQDHFFQASHMEEREFWVKDIKRAITCLEGGKKFARKSTRRSIRLPDTINLTELYTLMKDQDDGVKELKLEQENRVFNHCFTGVTVVEWLISKEKARNRPEALMLATGLLNEGFLQPASDLSKERAESGEQMAFLDQTIALYYFADSGFFCEGYSSDEDVLLKEEFRGNIIKQGCLLKQGHKRKNWKVRKFVLRDDPAYMHYYDPTKGDDPLGSIHLRGSVITAVEYVPDAKKYDIDGNLFEIITSNETHYFLQAATAEERKEWIKAIQAVSKSGK; encoded by the exons ATGGAGCCACAACAGATCAGAGAGGGATACTTGGTAAAGAAG GGTACATTGCTAAACTCCTGGAAAGCAGTGTGGGTAGTGCTGTCAGAAGATGGGCTGGAATtctataaaaagaaaacagaccACTCTCCGAAAGGAATGATCCCACTAAAGGGAGCCACGCTCATGAGTCCTTGTCAGGATTTCGGCAAGAGGACG ATGGTTCTCAAGATTACCACAGACAAGAAGCAGGATCACTTCTTCCAAGCCTCACATATGGAGGAGAGAGAGTTTTGGGTCAAGGACATCAAGAGAGCCATTACCTGCCTcgaggggggaaaaaagtttGCCAGGAAGTCCACAAGACGCTCCATTCGCCTACCTGACACAATCAACCTGAC AGAATTGTACACACTAATGAAAGACCAAGATGATGGCGTAAAAGAGTTAAAACTGGAGCAGGAGAATCGAGTCTTCAACCACTGCTTCACCG GTGTGACAGTGGTAGAGTGGCTGATTTCAAAGGAgaaagcgagaaataggcctgAGGCTCTCATGTTAGCAACAGGGCTCCTGAATgagggttttctccagcctgcGAGTGACCTGTCCAAAGAGAGAGCAGAAAGTGGAGAGCAAATGGCCTTCTTAGATCAGACAATTGCTCTTTATTACTTT GCAGACAGTGGGTTCTTCTGTGAAGGCTACTCCAGTGATGAAGACGTGCTTCTAAAGGAAGAATTCAGAGGAAACATCATAAAACAGGGCTGTTTACTGAAACAG GGACATAAGAGAAAAAACTGGAAAGTGCGAAAGTTCGTGCTAAGAGATGACCCTGCTTATATGCATTATTATGATCCTACAAAG GGTGATGACCCCCTGGGCTCGATCCATCTCCGTGGTTCTGTGATTACAGCTGTGGAGTATGTGCCTGATG CCAAAAAATATGACATTGATGGCAACCTCTTTGAGATCATCACCTCAAATGAAACTCACTACTTCCTCCAAGCTGCTACAGCAGAAGAAAGAAAGGAGTGGATCAAAGCAATACAGGCAGTGTCAAAAAGTGGAAAATAA
- the plek gene encoding pleckstrin isoform X2, producing MIPLKGATLMSPCQDFGKRTMVLKITTDKKQDHFFQASHMEEREFWVKDIKRAITCLEGGKKFARKSTRRSIRLPDTINLTELYTLMKDQDDGVKELKLEQENRVFNHCFTGVTVVEWLISKEKARNRPEALMLATGLLNEGFLQPASDLSKERAESGEQMAFLDQTIALYYFADSGFFCEGYSSDEDVLLKEEFRGNIIKQGCLLKQGHKRKNWKVRKFVLRDDPAYMHYYDPTKGDDPLGSIHLRGSVITAVEYVPDAKKYDIDGNLFEIITSNETHYFLQAATAEERKEWIKAIQAVSKSGK from the exons ATGATCCCACTAAAGGGAGCCACGCTCATGAGTCCTTGTCAGGATTTCGGCAAGAGGACG ATGGTTCTCAAGATTACCACAGACAAGAAGCAGGATCACTTCTTCCAAGCCTCACATATGGAGGAGAGAGAGTTTTGGGTCAAGGACATCAAGAGAGCCATTACCTGCCTcgaggggggaaaaaagtttGCCAGGAAGTCCACAAGACGCTCCATTCGCCTACCTGACACAATCAACCTGAC AGAATTGTACACACTAATGAAAGACCAAGATGATGGCGTAAAAGAGTTAAAACTGGAGCAGGAGAATCGAGTCTTCAACCACTGCTTCACCG GTGTGACAGTGGTAGAGTGGCTGATTTCAAAGGAgaaagcgagaaataggcctgAGGCTCTCATGTTAGCAACAGGGCTCCTGAATgagggttttctccagcctgcGAGTGACCTGTCCAAAGAGAGAGCAGAAAGTGGAGAGCAAATGGCCTTCTTAGATCAGACAATTGCTCTTTATTACTTT GCAGACAGTGGGTTCTTCTGTGAAGGCTACTCCAGTGATGAAGACGTGCTTCTAAAGGAAGAATTCAGAGGAAACATCATAAAACAGGGCTGTTTACTGAAACAG GGACATAAGAGAAAAAACTGGAAAGTGCGAAAGTTCGTGCTAAGAGATGACCCTGCTTATATGCATTATTATGATCCTACAAAG GGTGATGACCCCCTGGGCTCGATCCATCTCCGTGGTTCTGTGATTACAGCTGTGGAGTATGTGCCTGATG CCAAAAAATATGACATTGATGGCAACCTCTTTGAGATCATCACCTCAAATGAAACTCACTACTTCCTCCAAGCTGCTACAGCAGAAGAAAGAAAGGAGTGGATCAAAGCAATACAGGCAGTGTCAAAAAGTGGAAAATAA